One Pocillopora verrucosa isolate sample1 chromosome 10, ASM3666991v2, whole genome shotgun sequence genomic window carries:
- the LOC136283851 gene encoding P2X purinoceptor 7-like — protein sequence MSGIEPFQFEPVYQPGEEPPQEESVGQEVEAHEEDNTSRMGNTEWCLCGACALMPVANECYCCQELEELNQKFDNSGVRCITEQPKFGIVCLDTDVLSTALVAIHNARLNPIPDPIVNRTWRLAAYRQFTWWAHGVLGKNRRRIVPACVVTAIRKTFPEESGNYVGFREADLEL from the exons TAGAACCATTTCAGTTCGAACCAGTATATCAGCCTGGAGAAGAACCACCTCAGGAAGAGAGTGTAGGACAGGAGGTAGAAGCCCACGAAGAAGACAATACTTCGAGGATGGGAAACACCGAATGGTGTTTGTGCGGCGCTTGTGCGCTTATGCCGGTGGCAAATGAATGTTACTGCTGCCAAGAACTAGAGGAGCTTAATCAAAAGTTCGACAATTCAG GTGTTAGATGTATAACAGAACAGCCGAAATTTGGTATTGTGTGCCTGGACACGGATGTTTTGAGCACGGCATTGGTTGCTATCCACAATGCGCGGCTCAATCCAATTCCCGACCCTATCGTCAACAG AACTTGGCGTTTGGCAGCCTACAGACAATTTACTTGGTGGGCACATGGGGTATTAGGAAAAAACCGGCGGAGAATCGTGCCAGCATGCGTCGTCACGGCCATACGTAAAACATTTCCAGAAGAGAGTGGTAATTACGTGGGGTTTCGAGAAGCAGATCTGGAACTTTGA